CTTTTTATTCAGCTGTTTTACAGCTTACCTTTCTTTTGCCTTTCAGGCGCCGCCACTTAACGTTTTTGTTATGCTGATTGGTGTTTATGGGTTGATGTTCTTAACTCAGGCCTTACGCAACAGTCCTTTTGGCATTCTGGCGGTTTTTGCCTTTACCGGTTTTCTGGGATACACCTTAGGCCCGATTCTTAACTTCTACATTGCCAATTTTTCCAATGGGCATCAAATCATTACCACCGCTTTAGGCGGTACCGGTATGATTTTCTTTGCCTTGTCCGGTTACGCCTTGACCACCCGAAAAGACTTCAGCTTCTTAGCCGGTTTTCTTTTCATTGGTACAATGGTCGCCGTATTGGCCATGATTGCCGGTATTTTCTTTAACATGCCTGCGCTGCAGTTAACTATCTCTGCCGTATTCATGCTGCTGGCTTCAGGATTGATTCTGTTCCAAACCAGTGAAATCATTCACGGGGGCGAAACCAATTACATCTCTGCCACCGTCAGTCTGTTC
This region of Legionella taurinensis genomic DNA includes:
- a CDS encoding Bax inhibitor-1/YccA family protein, whose protein sequence is MNRDNMTVISQRSESVLATNKVLRNTYLLLGMTFLFSCFTAYLSFAFQAPPLNVFVMLIGVYGLMFLTQALRNSPFGILAVFAFTGFLGYTLGPILNFYIANFSNGHQIITTALGGTGMIFFALSGYALTTRKDFSFLAGFLFIGTMVAVLAMIAGIFFNMPALQLTISAVFMLLASGLILFQTSEIIHGGETNYISATVSLFVSIYNLFVSLLQLLGAFSGDRD